One segment of Candidatus Hydrogenedentota bacterium DNA contains the following:
- a CDS encoding FtsQ-type POTRA domain-containing protein — protein sequence MMAANTAMAPRPAARRRAKPRSLLIVERVIAAAILCGAGYGFYKYLLEPKTLGIRRVKFEGAAILSGQQLLEAANITESDSLFSVSREEIRRRVMELPYVRECEVRRAFPDTIIIRVAEREPVASVMVNNHVFEIGQDGMVLREVPPLSPPGGPLITNLPGLSALVPGQMLEHPVLNRALSLWWAFSAAPVSSQLTLSEISAEGENHISMFFDEIPYETRWGRTDFAAQVRRFEGLWREKGGALPCREYLDMRFDGDVLCK from the coding sequence ATGATGGCGGCGAACACGGCCATGGCGCCCCGCCCTGCGGCGCGCCGCCGGGCGAAGCCCCGGTCGCTGCTCATCGTCGAGCGGGTGATCGCGGCGGCCATCCTCTGCGGCGCGGGATACGGGTTCTACAAGTACCTGCTCGAGCCCAAGACACTGGGCATCCGCCGGGTGAAATTCGAGGGGGCGGCGATTCTCTCGGGGCAGCAGCTTTTGGAGGCCGCGAACATCACCGAGTCGGACAGCCTCTTCTCCGTCAGCCGCGAGGAGATACGGCGGCGCGTGATGGAACTGCCCTATGTGCGCGAATGCGAGGTGCGCCGCGCGTTTCCGGACACCATCATCATCCGCGTGGCCGAGCGAGAGCCCGTCGCCTCCGTGATGGTCAACAACCATGTTTTTGAAATCGGCCAGGACGGCATGGTGCTGCGGGAGGTTCCCCCGCTCTCCCCGCCCGGCGGGCCGCTCATCACCAACCTGCCCGGACTGTCCGCCCTGGTTCCCGGCCAGATGCTCGAGCATCCGGTCCTGAACCGCGCCCTCTCCCTCTGGTGGGCCTTTTCCGCCGCGCCCGTCTCGTCCCAGCTCACCCTGTCGGAGATCAGCGCCGAGGGCGAAAACCACATTTCCATGTTCTTCGACGAGATTCCCTACGAGACCCGCTGGGGGCGCACGGACTTTGCGGCCCAGGTGCGCCGTTTCGAGGGGTTGTGGCGGGAAAAGGGGGGCGCCCTGCCCTGCCGCGAGTATCTGGACATGCGCTTTGACGGGGATGTTTTGTGCAAATAA
- the ftsZ gene encoding cell division protein FtsZ, with protein sequence MSPEQNQEFHTFDQRAVIKVCGIGGGGGNSVDRMIEAELSGVQFIAINTDAQALKKSAAEVRVQIGTKSSGGLGAGANPEAGRAACEEDRGRVREVIEGADMVFLTLGLGGGTGTGAAPIVAQEATESGALVTAIVTLPFSFEGEERMNNALRGLEELEKHVDTLIVVPNDRIAELSGVETSFLEAFRKGDDVLHKGVRAITELITVTGLINLDFKDLRTIMMAGGRALMGIGVAEGEDRALEAAREAVICPLLEQSDINGAKGVIVNVRGGKDVRMQEVTEAIQFIRGSAPGANIIFGAVIEKEVRPDIQVTVIAAGFPQKDASEYRKPAATVVPAPAPAKPALTAADIAAAQRPQPAAPAAAPKPDPAPAPAPEASKAGVKPAAPQAPQKNGPPPKPGEQLVIPTAPDGFRPVFTTETPADKKHDTRIPAFMRKNLESGNRE encoded by the coding sequence ATGAGTCCCGAGCAAAACCAGGAATTCCACACCTTCGACCAGCGCGCCGTCATCAAGGTCTGCGGCATCGGCGGCGGCGGCGGCAACTCGGTGGACCGCATGATCGAGGCCGAACTGTCCGGGGTCCAGTTCATCGCCATCAACACGGACGCGCAGGCTTTGAAAAAGTCGGCCGCCGAGGTGCGTGTCCAGATCGGCACCAAGAGCAGCGGCGGGCTCGGTGCGGGCGCCAACCCCGAGGCGGGCCGGGCCGCCTGCGAGGAGGACCGCGGAAGGGTGCGCGAGGTCATCGAGGGCGCGGACATGGTCTTCCTCACCCTCGGACTCGGCGGCGGCACCGGCACCGGCGCCGCGCCCATCGTGGCGCAGGAGGCCACGGAGAGCGGCGCCCTCGTCACCGCCATTGTGACGCTGCCCTTCAGTTTTGAGGGCGAGGAGCGCATGAACAACGCGCTCAGGGGCCTGGAGGAACTCGAGAAGCATGTGGACACCCTGATTGTCGTGCCCAATGACCGCATCGCCGAACTCAGCGGGGTGGAGACCTCTTTCCTGGAGGCTTTCCGCAAGGGGGACGACGTGCTGCACAAGGGCGTGCGCGCCATCACCGAACTCATCACCGTGACGGGGCTCATCAACCTTGACTTCAAGGACCTGCGGACCATCATGATGGCCGGCGGGCGCGCGCTCATGGGCATCGGCGTGGCAGAGGGCGAGGACCGCGCCCTTGAGGCCGCGCGCGAGGCGGTCATCTGCCCGCTGCTTGAGCAGTCCGACATCAACGGCGCCAAGGGGGTCATCGTGAACGTGCGCGGCGGCAAGGACGTGCGCATGCAGGAGGTCACCGAGGCCATCCAGTTCATCCGCGGCAGCGCGCCGGGCGCCAACATCATTTTCGGCGCCGTCATTGAAAAGGAGGTCCGCCCGGACATTCAGGTGACGGTCATCGCCGCCGGTTTCCCGCAGAAGGACGCCAGCGAGTATAGGAAGCCCGCAGCCACCGTCGTGCCCGCGCCCGCGCCCGCGAAGCCCGCGCTGACCGCCGCGGACATCGCCGCCGCGCAGCGGCCCCAGCCCGCCGCACCCGCGGCGGCGCCCAAGCCTGACCCCGCGCCCGCCCCCGCCCCCGAGGCGTCCAAGGCCGGCGTGAAGCCCGCCGCGCCGCAGGCGCCGCAGAAAAACGGGCCGCCCCCGAAGCCGGGCGAGCAACTGGTCATCCCCACCGCCCCGGACGGGTTCCGGCCCGTGTTCACCACCGAAACCCCGGCGGACAAGAAACACGACACGCGCATCCCCGCATTCATGCGGAAAAACCTGGAATCCGGCAACCGGGAGTAA
- a CDS encoding DUF134 domain-containing protein produces the protein MPRPQCCRRIGQAPHCALFKPAGVPKRGLEEITLTLDELEALRLADLEGLYQEQAALSMGVSRQTFGRIVGSARRKTAQALILGQALRMEGGTVEVGGAARLACHDCRHTWAASGGGERPENCPKCSGANVNDHHGAEPGGSPECPRRGVSKKSPTVMKGNGK, from the coding sequence ATGCCGCGTCCGCAATGCTGCCGCAGGATAGGCCAGGCGCCGCATTGTGCCCTGTTCAAGCCTGCGGGCGTGCCCAAACGCGGCCTGGAAGAAATCACGCTCACTTTGGATGAGCTGGAAGCGCTCCGGCTGGCGGATTTGGAGGGACTGTACCAGGAGCAGGCCGCCCTGTCCATGGGGGTTTCACGCCAAACCTTTGGCCGCATTGTCGGCAGCGCCCGGCGAAAGACCGCGCAGGCGCTGATTTTGGGCCAAGCGCTGCGGATGGAGGGCGGGACGGTGGAGGTGGGCGGTGCGGCGCGTCTTGCCTGCCATGACTGCCGCCACACCTGGGCGGCGTCCGGCGGCGGAGAAAGACCGGAGAACTGCCCGAAATGCTCGGGTGCAAATGTTAACGATCACCACGGGGCCGAACCGGGCGGAAGTCCCGAATGCCCCCGCAGGGGTGTGTCCAAGAAAAGTCCAACAGTCATGAAAGGAAACGGAAAATGA
- a CDS encoding carbon-nitrogen hydrolase family protein yields MKVNNREVSGVLRVSCVQMHWARLLDFNLSRTLHFIGEAASAGSRVVLFPEASLTGYYFPDILKLKPAAVDAALEATREAAARHGIWVIAGTIRKTPRRYLNLAHVIAPNGEIVHEYAKVHMAGRDEQKYCRGGDKISLFELDGVPCTLVICRDGRHPELYRLPAMAGAKVLFHPSCSSDEVEAVAWKRVSGRAQQPAGPTTKIFHCVANTVGQSPDGKQSSSGGSFIREPNGLPLAEAGWHQEEMITADLDLSRADGSYAMDSLEGPPFLKQHWQRMIKDMRKRANMPPR; encoded by the coding sequence ATGAAAGTGAACAACAGAGAGGTTTCCGGGGTATTGCGTGTTTCCTGCGTCCAGATGCATTGGGCGCGGTTGCTGGACTTCAATCTATCACGGACGCTTCATTTTATCGGGGAGGCCGCGTCGGCGGGCAGCCGGGTGGTCTTATTTCCCGAGGCCAGCCTCACGGGTTATTACTTCCCGGACATTCTAAAACTTAAGCCGGCGGCGGTGGACGCCGCTCTGGAGGCCACCCGCGAAGCGGCGGCGCGCCATGGGATATGGGTCATTGCGGGGACCATCCGAAAAACACCCAGGCGGTATCTGAATCTGGCCCATGTCATCGCGCCCAACGGGGAAATTGTCCACGAATACGCCAAAGTCCACATGGCAGGGCGGGACGAGCAAAAATACTGCCGGGGCGGGGACAAGATTTCCCTTTTTGAACTGGACGGTGTTCCGTGCACCCTGGTAATCTGCCGGGATGGACGCCATCCGGAACTCTACCGCCTTCCCGCGATGGCGGGCGCCAAAGTGCTTTTCCATCCCTCGTGCAGTTCCGACGAGGTGGAGGCCGTGGCCTGGAAGCGGGTCTCGGGCCGGGCGCAGCAGCCCGCCGGGCCGACCACCAAGATTTTCCACTGTGTGGCAAACACGGTCGGCCAGTCTCCGGACGGAAAGCAGAGTTCCAGCGGCGGCTCGTTCATCCGCGAGCCGAACGGGCTTCCCCTTGCCGAGGCGGGCTGGCACCAGGAGGAGATGATCACCGCCGACCTGGACCTCTCCCGCGCGGACGGGTCCTATGCCATGGACAGCCTGGAGGGTCCGCCGTTTCTAAAACAGCACTGGCAGAGGATGATTAAGGACATGAGGAAACGGGCCAATATGCCGCCCCGGTGA
- a CDS encoding YidE/YbjL duplication — MMTLKQKKYIFLVLAVPAFVLLAWFAVQEVEEGMHDTPATPDAQKAPETPAPAPAAPPAQTAKKSTTAELLGNPMIALFLVVGAGMLFGKLRFWGVNFGSSGVIFAALILGTQGYAIPAGIGSLGLVLFVYCIGLTAGPTFFRVFVQQGTSLAKLGVVIILSGAAATVVFARLANIPVDLSVGIFAGAMTSTPALASAMDIMGKNPNVAIGYGVAYVYGVVGVVLFVQLIPRLLRIDLDEEARRAGKSSGNTRRIEREIIEVANPAIFGKKISENTFTATQRCQISRVAVGERFVPISPDTCFEQGQVLLAVGEDDRLPTLVDFLGRKSDRKFYLDIETERLKVVATSQEMIGKSLRELNLLNRFGVTITRIERNSMALVPQADTIIQYADLLFAIGEQAKLREFSAFAGHRTRALDETDVISLAVGITVGLVVGMIPLGLPGGATFSLGASGGPLLVALVLAHFGQIGGIRGHVPRAARMLMTEIGLVFFLAGAGVQAGGQFMDILRQYGPMLLLMGFFVTTIPMVSGYFFAKHVLKLNILQILGATCGGMTSTPGLGALSGKTDSDIPTISYATVYPVALILVTLSAQIIVQLLPPL; from the coding sequence GGAGGTGGAGGAGGGGATGCATGACACGCCCGCCACCCCCGACGCCCAAAAGGCGCCCGAAACTCCCGCCCCCGCCCCCGCCGCGCCCCCCGCGCAGACGGCCAAAAAGTCCACGACGGCGGAGCTTCTGGGGAATCCCATGATTGCCCTGTTCCTGGTGGTGGGCGCGGGCATGCTCTTCGGGAAACTTCGTTTTTGGGGTGTCAATTTCGGGAGTAGCGGCGTGATTTTCGCCGCCCTGATTCTGGGCACCCAGGGATACGCCATACCGGCGGGCATAGGCAGTCTCGGACTGGTGCTGTTTGTCTACTGCATCGGCCTGACCGCCGGGCCGACCTTCTTCCGTGTTTTTGTCCAGCAGGGCACCAGTCTGGCCAAACTTGGCGTGGTGATCATTCTGTCCGGCGCGGCGGCCACGGTGGTGTTTGCCCGGCTGGCGAACATACCGGTGGACCTGTCGGTGGGCATATTCGCCGGGGCCATGACCAGCACGCCGGCCCTGGCCTCCGCCATGGACATCATGGGCAAGAACCCGAATGTGGCCATCGGCTACGGCGTCGCCTATGTCTATGGCGTGGTCGGCGTGGTTCTTTTCGTGCAGTTGATTCCCCGGCTGCTGCGGATTGACCTGGACGAGGAGGCGCGGCGCGCCGGCAAATCTTCCGGCAACACCCGCCGCATCGAACGCGAGATTATCGAGGTGGCCAACCCCGCCATTTTCGGCAAAAAGATCAGCGAGAACACCTTTACTGCCACGCAGCGCTGCCAGATATCCCGCGTGGCCGTGGGGGAGCGCTTTGTGCCCATATCACCGGACACCTGCTTTGAGCAGGGCCAGGTGCTGCTCGCGGTCGGCGAGGACGACCGGCTGCCGACCCTGGTGGACTTTCTGGGGCGAAAATCAGACCGAAAATTCTACCTGGACATTGAGACGGAGCGCCTGAAGGTGGTGGCCACTTCTCAGGAAATGATCGGAAAAAGTCTGCGCGAGTTGAACCTGCTCAACCGTTTCGGCGTGACCATCACCCGAATCGAGCGGAACTCAATGGCGCTGGTGCCGCAGGCTGACACGATCATCCAGTATGCCGATCTCCTCTTCGCCATTGGTGAGCAGGCGAAACTGCGGGAATTTTCCGCCTTTGCCGGGCACCGCACCCGGGCCCTGGACGAGACGGATGTCATCTCCCTGGCCGTGGGCATCACTGTGGGGCTGGTGGTGGGCATGATTCCCCTCGGCCTGCCGGGCGGCGCGACCTTTTCCCTGGGCGCCTCGGGCGGGCCGTTGCTGGTGGCGCTGGTGCTGGCGCATTTCGGCCAGATTGGCGGCATCCGCGGGCATGTGCCGCGGGCCGCGCGCATGCTCATGACTGAAATCGGCCTGGTCTTCTTCCTGGCGGGCGCGGGTGTCCAGGCGGGGGGGCAGTTCATGGACATCCTCCGGCAGTACGGTCCCATGCTCCTGCTCATGGGCTTTTTCGTGACCACCATACCCATGGTGTCGGGCTACTTTTTCGCCAAACACGTCCTCAAACTGAACATCCTGCAGATCCTCGGCGCCACCTGCGGCGGCATGACCAGCACCCCCGGACTCGGCGCCCTTTCCGGGAAGACCGATTCGGACATTCCCACCATCAGCTACGCCACGGTCTATCCCGTCGCCCTGATTCTTGTCACGCTTTCCGCGCAGATCATCGTCCAACTGCTGCCGCCTCTGTAG
- a CDS encoding UDP-N-acetylmuramate--L-alanine ligase: protein MSGLAEILLNLGYEVSGTDAKSSEITDRLQRLGLVFHEGHRAENIGDAGILVVSAAIAQDNEEILAARERGVPVIHRSDLLADLMRLKPNAVAVGGTHGKTTTTSMVSAIMDVANIGATSIVGGILHRSGTNARWGTGDYLVAEADEHDGSFLRLHPTIAVVTNMDAEHLEYYGTIDRIKRAFTDFCNSVPFYGYSILCGDDENSRDTLKDIESVCITYGLGEGVSLQGRDVTLCGGGDATSHAARLAGLRTRFTVVCHDERLCAPGVLGTVEIAAVGTHNVRNALAACAVGLCLGMRFSQIAAGLGLFDGVQRRLQIRGERRGVLVVEDYAHHPTEIASTLEAVRWMAPRRIVAVFQPHLYSRTKFFCDDFARVLATVDRAVVTDIYPSREAPMPGVDACMIVDAARAAGASCVDLVRDMGDVPGLLAPELAGGDVVLVLGAGNISRVCGPLLGALEQTAPARTAGGDPA, encoded by the coding sequence ATGAGCGGCCTCGCCGAGATTCTGCTTAATCTCGGCTACGAAGTGTCCGGGACTGACGCGAAAAGCTCCGAAATCACCGACCGTCTGCAACGGCTTGGCCTGGTGTTCCATGAGGGCCACAGGGCGGAGAATATCGGAGACGCGGGCATATTGGTGGTTTCCGCCGCAATTGCGCAGGACAATGAGGAGATACTGGCGGCCCGCGAACGGGGAGTCCCGGTCATTCACCGGAGCGACCTGCTGGCGGACCTGATGCGTTTGAAGCCGAACGCGGTGGCCGTGGGCGGCACTCACGGCAAAACCACGACCACCTCCATGGTCAGCGCCATCATGGACGTGGCGAACATCGGCGCGACCAGCATCGTCGGGGGCATCCTCCACCGCAGCGGCACCAACGCGCGCTGGGGCACGGGGGACTATTTGGTGGCGGAGGCCGACGAGCATGACGGCTCTTTTCTGCGGCTCCATCCAACCATCGCCGTGGTCACGAACATGGACGCGGAGCATCTGGAGTACTACGGCACCATTGACCGCATCAAGCGGGCCTTCACGGATTTCTGCAACAGCGTCCCCTTTTACGGCTACAGCATCCTGTGCGGCGACGATGAGAACTCGCGGGACACGCTGAAGGACATCGAGAGTGTGTGCATCACCTACGGCCTCGGGGAGGGCGTATCCCTTCAGGGGCGCGATGTCACCCTGTGCGGGGGCGGCGACGCCACCTCGCACGCGGCCCGTCTCGCCGGACTGAGGACGCGTTTCACCGTGGTCTGCCACGACGAGCGGCTCTGCGCGCCCGGGGTGCTCGGCACGGTGGAAATAGCCGCCGTGGGCACACACAACGTCCGCAACGCCCTCGCCGCCTGCGCGGTGGGCCTGTGCCTGGGCATGCGCTTCAGCCAGATAGCCGCCGGTCTCGGCCTCTTCGACGGGGTGCAGCGCCGCCTTCAGATTCGCGGCGAGCGGCGCGGGGTGCTGGTGGTCGAGGACTATGCCCACCACCCCACGGAAATCGCCAGCACACTCGAGGCGGTCCGCTGGATGGCGCCGCGCCGCATTGTGGCGGTTTTCCAGCCGCACCTCTACAGCCGCACCAAGTTTTTCTGCGACGACTTTGCCCGCGTGCTCGCCACGGTGGACCGGGCCGTGGTCACGGACATCTACCCCTCCCGCGAGGCGCCCATGCCGGGCGTGGACGCCTGCATGATTGTGGACGCGGCGCGCGCCGCCGGCGCTTCCTGCGTTGACCTCGTGCGGGACATGGGCGACGTGCCCGGGCTGCTGGCGCCGGAGCTTGCCGGGGGGGATGTGGTGCTGGTGCTGGGCGCGGGCAATATCAGCCGCGTCTGCGGCCCCCTGCTCGGGGCGCTCGAGCAGACCGCCCCCGCGCGGACGGCTGGCGGAGACCCCGCATGA
- a CDS encoding iron-molybdenum cofactor biosynthesis protein, which yields MKKIAVPSDDGVTIAAHFGRSACFVVFDTEDGRVTGKEARANSAGGAHHGECHGGAHEHGHGHGHGHNHETMGQTLRDCDAILCLGMGWRAAEALKAFGVEPLMVRTELPAQEAVEAYLAGTLPVSESFCRCHH from the coding sequence ATGAAAAAAATCGCAGTGCCGTCGGATGACGGCGTCACCATTGCGGCCCACTTTGGGCGGAGCGCCTGTTTTGTGGTCTTCGACACGGAGGACGGGCGCGTGACCGGAAAAGAGGCGCGCGCGAACAGCGCGGGCGGAGCGCATCACGGGGAATGCCACGGCGGCGCCCATGAACATGGACACGGGCACGGGCATGGGCACAACCATGAAACGATGGGGCAAACCCTGCGGGACTGTGACGCCATTCTGTGCCTTGGCATGGGTTGGCGGGCGGCGGAGGCCCTGAAGGCGTTCGGCGTGGAACCGCTTATGGTGCGGACGGAACTGCCCGCACAGGAGGCCGTGGAGGCTTATCTGGCGGGCACGCTGCCCGTCAGCGAGTCCTTCTGCCGCTGCCACCACTGA
- a CDS encoding aminoglycoside phosphotransferase family protein — protein MKAALIAPKFDVAGRLVTVEHMGNGNVNDTYLAIFRTTFSEERVIIQRINQRVFQRPEYIMENMRVVTDHVHRRLEEETHLSDRIWQLPRVIPAKDGLDFVIDANCDYWRSISLIASAHSYLEIQSVEHAHEAGFVLGQFQRVISNLDVNRLHDTLPGFHITPQYLEKLDTALATEEGKLHLDASIEAQRCLRFVEERREFCAVLENAREAGSLLLRPIHGDPKISNIMIDDATGKGTSIVDLDTVKPGLIHYDFGDCLRSCCNPAGEETQDLNRVVFDTDLCEAIVKGYMSHARSFLTDADRHYLYDAIRLISFELGLRFFADYIAGDVYFKTKYDGQNLNRARVQFKLTESIEARERQIRRILENA, from the coding sequence ATGAAAGCTGCGCTGATTGCGCCGAAATTTGACGTGGCCGGGCGCCTGGTCACGGTCGAGCACATGGGGAACGGCAATGTAAACGACACCTACCTGGCCATTTTCCGCACCACCTTCTCCGAGGAGCGGGTCATCATCCAGCGGATTAACCAGCGGGTCTTCCAGCGGCCTGAATACATTATGGAGAACATGCGCGTGGTCACGGACCACGTCCACCGGCGGCTTGAGGAGGAGACACACCTTTCCGACCGCATCTGGCAGCTTCCCCGCGTGATTCCCGCGAAGGACGGGCTGGATTTCGTGATTGACGCGAACTGCGACTATTGGCGGTCCATCTCCCTCATCGCCTCGGCCCACTCCTACCTGGAAATCCAGAGCGTCGAGCATGCCCACGAGGCGGGGTTCGTTCTGGGCCAGTTTCAGCGGGTCATCAGCAATCTTGACGTGAACCGGCTGCATGACACCCTGCCGGGGTTCCACATCACCCCGCAATACCTGGAGAAACTTGACACCGCCCTGGCCACGGAGGAGGGGAAACTGCATCTGGATGCATCCATCGAGGCGCAGAGGTGCCTGCGTTTCGTCGAGGAGCGCCGCGAGTTCTGCGCGGTCCTCGAGAACGCGCGCGAGGCGGGTTCCCTCCTGCTGCGCCCCATACACGGCGACCCGAAAATTTCAAACATCATGATTGACGACGCCACGGGCAAGGGCACGAGCATCGTGGACCTGGACACGGTGAAGCCCGGGCTTATCCATTATGACTTTGGCGACTGCCTCCGCTCTTGCTGCAATCCGGCGGGCGAGGAGACGCAGGACCTGAACCGGGTGGTCTTCGACACGGACCTCTGCGAGGCCATTGTCAAGGGATACATGTCCCACGCGCGGTCCTTCCTCACCGACGCCGACCGGCACTATCTCTACGACGCTATCCGGCTGATTTCCTTCGAACTGGGCCTGCGCTTCTTTGCGGACTACATTGCGGGCGACGTCTACTTCAAGACGAAGTATGACGGTCAGAATCTCAACCGCGCGCGGGTGCAGTTCAAACTCACCGAAAGCATCGAGGCCCGCGAGAGGCAGATTCGGCGAATACTGGAAAATGCCTGA
- a CDS encoding sodium-dependent transporter, translating to MTQLVKDGWATRFGLIMAMAGNAVGLGNFLRFPGKAAPWGGAFMVPYFLALILVGIPLMWMEWTIGRHGGGYGHGTTPGMFHRMWPRRVSKYLGIFGVLIPAMVGIYYVYIESWSLGYAWHTATGSYWGKTSNGEMAGVFETYLGIGGGALTFSPRAYLFFLITFGVNLLVFSRGISKGIEVVAKYCMPTLMVLGIVLAVRVLTLPPVEGRDIGDGLAQIWRIEDWGVLLNPNIWISAAGQIFFTLSVGLGMVHTYASYLRKREDITLSGLASCGMNEFVEVILGSTIAIPAAVLFFGVVQTQEIAEKGTFFLGFYALPVIFQQMPGGQFFGTLWFILLFLAGLTSSMAMFTPLLVFLEDELRLTHRRAVALVGTMVFLFMQPVILFMQHGVMDELDYWMGEVGLVLFVAIESVLFAWIFGMDRGWKEMHLGAELRVPNVFYYIMKYVTPTFSVVIVLWWLGLSLKDKLLMTGVDAAQRPYLWLARLMILAMGLFIAWGIHRAWHTHPKFFEAAEPEEDTP from the coding sequence ATGACACAACTGGTGAAGGATGGCTGGGCGACACGTTTTGGGCTGATCATGGCCATGGCGGGCAACGCCGTTGGTTTGGGCAATTTCCTGCGCTTTCCCGGCAAGGCCGCCCCCTGGGGCGGGGCGTTCATGGTCCCCTATTTTCTCGCCCTGATTCTTGTGGGCATTCCCCTGATGTGGATGGAATGGACCATTGGCCGCCACGGCGGGGGCTACGGACACGGCACCACGCCGGGCATGTTCCACCGGATGTGGCCCCGGCGCGTCTCCAAATATCTCGGCATCTTCGGCGTGCTCATTCCGGCCATGGTCGGGATTTATTATGTGTATATCGAGTCGTGGTCGCTGGGCTACGCATGGCACACGGCAACGGGTTCCTATTGGGGGAAAACAAGCAACGGGGAGATGGCCGGGGTCTTCGAGACGTATCTGGGCATCGGCGGGGGCGCGCTGACCTTCAGCCCCCGGGCCTATCTTTTCTTTCTCATCACCTTCGGCGTGAACCTGCTGGTCTTCTCGCGGGGCATATCGAAGGGCATCGAGGTGGTCGCGAAATACTGCATGCCCACCCTGATGGTGCTTGGGATCGTCCTGGCGGTCCGCGTGCTCACCCTGCCCCCGGTGGAGGGGCGGGACATCGGGGACGGGCTGGCGCAGATTTGGCGCATCGAGGACTGGGGCGTGCTGCTTAATCCAAACATCTGGATTTCAGCCGCGGGCCAGATATTCTTTACCCTGAGCGTGGGCCTGGGCATGGTTCACACCTACGCCAGCTATCTGCGCAAGCGCGAGGACATCACCCTGAGCGGCCTGGCCTCGTGCGGCATGAACGAGTTTGTCGAGGTCATCCTCGGCAGCACCATCGCCATTCCGGCTGCGGTCCTCTTTTTCGGCGTGGTGCAGACCCAGGAAATCGCGGAGAAAGGCACTTTCTTCCTGGGTTTCTACGCGCTGCCCGTCATCTTCCAGCAGATGCCCGGCGGGCAGTTCTTCGGCACTCTTTGGTTCATCCTGCTCTTTCTGGCGGGGCTCACCTCCTCCATGGCCATGTTCACCCCGCTGCTGGTGTTTTTGGAGGACGAGCTGCGCCTGACCCACCGCAGGGCCGTCGCCCTGGTCGGCACCATGGTCTTTCTTTTCATGCAGCCCGTCATCCTGTTCATGCAGCATGGGGTCATGGACGAGCTGGACTACTGGATGGGCGAGGTGGGGCTGGTGCTCTTTGTCGCCATCGAGTCCGTGCTCTTCGCCTGGATATTCGGCATGGACAGAGGCTGGAAGGAGATGCATCTGGGCGCGGAACTGCGGGTGCCCAACGTTTTTTATTACATCATGAAGTACGTCACCCCGACGTTCAGCGTGGTGATTGTGCTGTGGTGGCTCGGGCTCAGCCTCAAGGACAAGCTGCTCATGACCGGCGTGGACGCGGCGCAGCGCCCCTATCTCTGGCTTGCGCGGCTCATGATCCTGGCCATGGGACTTTTTATTGCCTGGGGCATTCACCGGGCCTGGCACACGCACCCGAAGTTTTTCGAGGCCGCGGAACCGGAGGAGGACACCCCATGA